A genomic window from Montipora capricornis isolate CH-2021 chromosome 8, ASM3666992v2, whole genome shotgun sequence includes:
- the LOC138059122 gene encoding ARL14 effector protein-like, whose product MSSVEVQKQAEKKILKLPFLGEANVSTADETPVLPGFSLQVPAKVTRTGSTSSESSWTEKLLNSLKFKNPGPLLKDFNPDTSRREMRKLKRLDVKEGKLKDAAKRLKRRQERKRKRPQKQTFHDRSGIRMSDGRDVCDCQDTDCPGCHFPCSSCGSEKCGVECRCDRQWTYLKDIEVENPLPTVPRRLTNR is encoded by the coding sequence ATGTCTTCCGTTGAAGTTCAAAAACAAGCTgagaaaaagattttaaaattgcCGTTTCTCGGAGAAGCGAACGTTTCAACCGCCGATGAAACCCCAGTTCTTCCAGGATTTTCTTTGCAAGTTCCAGCGAAAGTGACTCGGACAGGATCGACAAGCTCGGAAAGTTCATGGACTGAGAAATTACTTAATTCTTTGAAGTTTAAGAACCCGGGTCCGCTGCTCAAAGATTTTAACCCAGACACGAGTCGGCGAGAAATGCGTAAGTTGAAGAGATTAGATGTGAAAGAAGGAAAATTAAAAGATGCCGCAAAAAGGTTAAAAAGAcgacaagaaagaaaaaggaaacggCCTCAGAAGCAAACATTTCACGACCGATCCGGAATTCGAATGTCTGATGGTAGAGATGTGTGTGATTGTCAAGATACAGACTGTCCGGGTTGTCATTTTCCTTGCTCCTCGTGTGGATCGGAAAAATGCGGCGTTGAATGTCGTTGTGATCGACAGTGGACCTACTTGAAGGACATAGAAGTAGAAAACCCATTGCCCACTGTGCCTCGAAGGTTAACGAATCGATGA
- the LOC138059121 gene encoding small ribosomal subunit protein eS10-like isoform X1 produces the protein MLSLRMTILVPFASIAILKNRGERRMLIPKKNRVLIYEHLFKDGVAVARKDFKAQKHPEIEGVPNLQVIKAMQSLKTRGYVQEQFSWHHFYWYLTNDGITYLRDFLHLPPEIVPATLRRQARTETARPRPKGPDQPRGPPTGEPSDREAYRRGEPKGGAPSDFRPDFRGGADVGPPAGFGRGRGGRGGFGAPPPQ, from the exons ATGTTATCGTTGCGCATGACCATTCTCGTTCCTTTTGCTTCcatcgccattttgaaaaatagaGGTGAGCGAAG GATGTTGATTCCTAAGAAAAACAGGGTTCTTATTTACGAGCACCTCTTCAAGGATGGTGTTGCAGTGGCAAGGAAGGATTTTAAAGCCCAGAAGCATCCAGAAATTGAAGGTGTTCCAAATCTGCAAGTAATCAAGGCTATGCAG TCACTTAAGACAAGAGGATATGTACAGGAGCAGTTTTCGTGGCATCACTTTTACTGGTACCTCACAAATGATG GTATCACATACCTTAGAGACTTTCTACACCTTCCTCCAGAGATTGTCCCTGCTACACTTCGCCGACAGGCAAGGACTGAGACAGCTAGACCCAGACCCAAAG GTCCTGATCAACCTCGTGGCCCTCCCACAGGAGAACCTTCTGACAGGGAAGCTTACCGGCGTGGTGAGCCCAAAGGAGGGGCCCCTTCTGACTTCAGACCAGACTTT AGAGGTGGAGCTGACGTTGGACCTCCAGCTGGATTTGGCCGTGGtcgtggtggtcgtggtggatTTGGTGCACCACCTCCACAGTGA
- the LOC138059121 gene encoding small ribosomal subunit protein eS10-like isoform X2, producing the protein MLIPKKNRVLIYEHLFKDGVAVARKDFKAQKHPEIEGVPNLQVIKAMQSLKTRGYVQEQFSWHHFYWYLTNDGITYLRDFLHLPPEIVPATLRRQARTETARPRPKGPDQPRGPPTGEPSDREAYRRGEPKGGAPSDFRPDFRGGADVGPPAGFGRGRGGRGGFGAPPPQ; encoded by the exons ATGTTGATTCCTAAGAAAAACAGGGTTCTTATTTACGAGCACCTCTTCAAGGATGGTGTTGCAGTGGCAAGGAAGGATTTTAAAGCCCAGAAGCATCCAGAAATTGAAGGTGTTCCAAATCTGCAAGTAATCAAGGCTATGCAG TCACTTAAGACAAGAGGATATGTACAGGAGCAGTTTTCGTGGCATCACTTTTACTGGTACCTCACAAATGATG GTATCACATACCTTAGAGACTTTCTACACCTTCCTCCAGAGATTGTCCCTGCTACACTTCGCCGACAGGCAAGGACTGAGACAGCTAGACCCAGACCCAAAG GTCCTGATCAACCTCGTGGCCCTCCCACAGGAGAACCTTCTGACAGGGAAGCTTACCGGCGTGGTGAGCCCAAAGGAGGGGCCCCTTCTGACTTCAGACCAGACTTT AGAGGTGGAGCTGACGTTGGACCTCCAGCTGGATTTGGCCGTGGtcgtggtggtcgtggtggatTTGGTGCACCACCTCCACAGTGA